CGGTGGGGAACGGGATGTCGCCCCACAGGTCGTGACCGACGCGGCAGACCAGCTCCCCCGCCGCCGCAGCCTGCTCCCGGCCGCGGTCCGTCAGCGACGGGCCGGGCTCCGACGAGCCGGAGTACCCGCGCGAGACCGTCATCTCGGTCTCGCCGTGCCGGACGAGGATGACCGTCGTCGGCAGCGCGTCGTCGAACCGCACGCCGGCGCCGGACGGCCGGACGGGCCGCCGCGACGGCGCGGGGCTGCCGGCCCCGGGCTCCAGCGGCGCGGACGTGCTGCCCGGGCCCGGTCCGTCGGCCGCCATCAGTACGCGTCCTCGCCGCGCACGAGGATGCGGCCGGAGTCCTCGCAGTACACGATCTCGTCCTCGGGGGTGGCCTTGATCTTGGCCAGCTCGGTGGCGGGGACCGGCAGGCCGCTGCCCTCGGACCGGCCCCGGCGCAGCGCGGCCACGGCGACCCCGCCGAGCCGCGAGCGCAGCCGGTCGTACAGCTGGATCAGCCGCTCCTCCAGGGGCGCGGCCATCGCGTCGCGCTCGGCCCGCACCTGCACGGCCTGCTGGTCGAGCACCTCGACCTCGGCGTCCCGCTCGGCGGCGACCCCGGCCCGCTCGTTGAGCAGCGCGGCGTGGGCGGTGGTGAGCTCGCCGAGCGCCGCCTCGTGGGCCTCGAGCCGCTCCATCGCCTCCAGCTCGACGTCCTCCAGGTCGCCCTGACGGCGGGCCAGCGACGCCAGCTCGCTCTGCAGCGCCTGGAGGTCCTTCGCGGAGCCCGCGCCGGAGTCGAGCCGGGCCTGGTCCCGTGCGGCGCGGTCGCGCACCTGCTGGACGTCCGCCTCGGCCTTGGTGACCTCGCGGCGGATGTCGCCGACGGCGGTGCGGGAGGCGGCGATGGCGGTGTCCAGGTCGGCGAGCTGGGCGTCGAGCTCGGCGATCCTCGCGTGCTTCATCAGCGCGGCCCGCTTGTGCGCGATCTGGTCGAGCCGGGTGTCGAGCGCCTGGAGGTCGAGCAGCCGCTTCTGGTCCTGCGGGGTCGCCTTGGTCACGGGTGGTGTCCTTCCGACGGGTCGGTGCTGCGGGGGTCCGCCGGGACGCGGCCGGTCCACGGGTCGGTGCGCACGGTGCTGACGCGCGTGTCCACCGTAGTGCCGTGCGCGGCCAGGTCGGCGCGCAGGTCACGCTCCGCCCCGGGCAGCCACGGCCACTCCGACGCGAAGTGCGCGGCGTCGACGAGGTACGGCGGGCTGGCGGCGGCGCCGCGGGCGGCGAACTCGGCCTGCTCGCGCAGCTCGGACGCGGGGTGGTGGCGCAGGTCGGCGGTGACGTAGACGTCGGCGCCGGACGCGCGCACCGCGTCGAACAGCGAGTCGCCCGCGCCGCCGACGACGGCGACCGTGCGGACCGTCGCGTCGCGCGGCCCGGCGTACCGGATGCCCTGGACGGTGGCGGGCAGCGCCGCGGCGACGCGCTCGGCGAACCGGTGCAGCGTGAGCGGCTCGGGGAGGTGCCCGACGCGCCCCGTGCCGGTGGCACCGTCCCGGCGCGCGAGCTCCAGCACGTCGAACGCCGGCTCCTCGTACGGGTGGGCGGCCCGCATCGCCGCCACGACGGCCGCCCGCGACCGGCGCGGGGCGACCATCTCGACGCGCGCCTCGACGACGTGCGCGACCTCGCCCGCCCGGCCGATCGCGGGCGACGCCCCCTCGGTCGGCGTGAACGTCCCCTCGCCGGTGGCGGTCCACGCGCACC
This is a stretch of genomic DNA from Cellulomonas sp. ES6. It encodes these proteins:
- a CDS encoding Nif3-like dinuclear metal center hexameric protein, encoding MRLLERRYPPGSAESWDRVGLVTGDPDQPVRKVLLAVDPVAAVVDEAVAWGADLVVVHHPLLLRGVHSVAATTAKGALLHRLIRAGIALYAAHTNADAAVGGVADELARLLGLQDARPLVPAPAQALDKHVVFVPAADAERLVDALAAAGAGALGEYRRCAWTATGEGTFTPTEGASPAIGRAGEVAHVVEARVEMVAPRRSRAAVVAAMRAAHPYEEPAFDVLELARRDGATGTGRVGHLPEPLTLHRFAERVAAALPATVQGIRYAGPRDATVRTVAVVGGAGDSLFDAVRASGADVYVTADLRHHPASELREQAEFAARGAAASPPYLVDAAHFASEWPWLPGAERDLRADLAAHGTTVDTRVSTVRTDPWTGRVPADPRSTDPSEGHHP